A genomic segment from Pseudomonas mendocina encodes:
- a CDS encoding YhdP family protein, whose amino-acid sequence MRLFSALLRWGLGLCAAVLVLAALYVSLGRELVPMVAEYRLELEDRASAQLGVPVRIGSLEGRWQGFAPLLVARDVRLGEEGEGLSLERVQLVPDVAASLMARQPRIAHLQFDGLQLNVQQNAEGGWQLQGLPKRESPELNVERLLQQLQAVHRISLLDSRVVVQPLDQEPLLLSYVDLSLRYGSNSQRLDGRLLLPDGQPVALSLRTRMQPETWREAESQLYLSLPQSDWASWLPKSLLGDWQVQHLQAGGEFWLEGRGLALHKGALRLHAPELVGGQAKRKAVTIKDLAFNAFFAQDEQGVRAQIDSLALTHGEQRLGELHLNLKQSDVGEADERWALTADRLDLAGWASLVQELVPMPDNARDVLVALAPVGAINNLLLDYYPQRQGAERLQFAANLDKVGIQAYHGAPAAENVSGSASGNMFKGELRLNTEDFALHLDQLFPAPWRYRHAQARLSWDWSETGLTLHSPYMRLDGEEGQIAGDMLIRLLRDPEAEDYMDLRVGLSEGDAAYTEKYLPSRSPGMSKELDHWLKTAIRAGHVEEGYFQYQGSLNKGAPLGARSLSLFFKVRDAELAFQPGWPSLREGVGEVLIEDDAVRVRLQSGRLLDSQVNDVTANIPLLHDGKPPRLQLDGDVQSSLGDAIKLLQDAPLGTSEIFAGWQGEGALAGRLQLDIPLQKGAKPGVVVDFATEGASLKLANPDLQLNKVKGAFRFDSAAGLSAPDVRAEVFGRQVSGKISAEGARGQARTVFDLRGQVQVDTLSQWLGGPQKLPVSGLLPYRLGLTLDGDDSKLRVDSNLRGVAIDLPAPFGKPAAQERDASWRMTLSGRERRYWADYGDLASLSLAAPAGALADGRGEVVVGGGAAGLPPGQGLRVRGRLDELDLDAWKQLGSNHPVKVDADSQRLFRSARLDIGRFRGFGQEVDQLTVGLERDGKGWAIQLDSDLAAGRVLLADSEGVPIRVDLQHVRLPAPDPDAEKTDGAPDPLADFDPSQMPALDISIQRVQRGDKVLGAWSLKVRPEAQGVRFDELDLDLQGLKIGGSAGWRGTPGNTRSWYKGRLQGKNLSDILKAWDFAPSVTSESFRVDVDGSWPGSPAWFSLKRFSGNLDPSLRKGQFVEVQGSAQALRVFGLLNFNSIGRRLRLDFSDLLGKGLSYDRVKGNLQATNGLFVTQEPITLTGPSSNLELNGNLDMRDERIDAKLLVTLPVTNNLPLAALIVGAPAIGGALFVADKLLGDKVARFASVQYEVKGPLQDPDISFDKPFEKPQ is encoded by the coding sequence GTGCGCCTGTTCTCGGCCCTGCTGCGCTGGGGGCTGGGGCTGTGTGCGGCCGTGCTGGTGCTGGCTGCTCTGTACGTCAGCCTGGGGCGTGAGCTGGTGCCTATGGTGGCTGAGTACCGCCTTGAATTGGAGGATCGCGCCTCCGCGCAATTGGGCGTACCGGTACGTATCGGCAGCCTCGAAGGCCGCTGGCAGGGCTTCGCGCCGTTGCTGGTGGCGCGCGATGTGCGTCTGGGGGAAGAGGGTGAAGGGCTGAGCCTGGAGCGTGTGCAGCTGGTGCCGGATGTGGCAGCGAGCCTGATGGCTCGTCAGCCGCGGATTGCTCACCTGCAGTTCGATGGTTTGCAGTTGAACGTGCAGCAGAACGCTGAAGGCGGCTGGCAGTTGCAGGGGTTGCCAAAGCGCGAGAGTCCCGAGCTGAATGTCGAACGATTGTTGCAGCAACTGCAGGCCGTGCATCGCATCAGCCTGCTTGACAGTCGGGTGGTGGTACAACCACTCGATCAGGAGCCGTTGCTGCTTAGCTACGTCGATCTGAGCCTGCGCTACGGCAGCAACAGCCAGCGCCTCGATGGTCGCCTGCTGCTTCCAGACGGCCAGCCGGTGGCGCTGAGCTTGCGTACGCGCATGCAGCCGGAGACCTGGCGTGAAGCCGAGTCGCAGCTTTATCTGAGCCTGCCGCAGAGTGACTGGGCGAGCTGGCTACCGAAATCACTGCTTGGCGACTGGCAGGTGCAGCACTTGCAGGCTGGCGGTGAGTTTTGGCTGGAGGGGCGCGGTCTGGCCCTGCATAAAGGGGCGTTGCGTCTGCATGCCCCCGAGCTGGTTGGCGGTCAGGCCAAGCGCAAGGCTGTGACGATCAAGGATCTGGCATTCAACGCCTTCTTCGCCCAGGACGAGCAGGGAGTGCGGGCACAGATCGACTCCCTGGCCTTGACCCATGGTGAGCAGCGCCTTGGTGAACTCCACCTGAACCTGAAACAGAGCGACGTCGGCGAGGCTGACGAGCGTTGGGCGCTGACGGCCGATCGTCTCGATCTCGCCGGCTGGGCATCATTGGTACAAGAGCTTGTGCCAATGCCGGACAATGCCCGTGATGTCTTGGTCGCATTGGCCCCGGTCGGTGCGATCAACAACCTGTTGCTCGACTATTACCCGCAGCGTCAAGGCGCTGAGCGCCTGCAGTTCGCCGCCAATCTGGACAAGGTGGGTATCCAGGCTTATCACGGCGCGCCGGCAGCCGAGAATGTCAGTGGCAGCGCGTCTGGCAACATGTTCAAAGGTGAGTTGCGCCTCAATACCGAGGATTTCGCCCTGCACCTGGACCAGTTGTTTCCCGCGCCCTGGCGCTATCGCCATGCTCAGGCGCGGTTGAGCTGGGACTGGAGCGAAACCGGCCTGACCCTGCACAGCCCCTACATGCGTCTCGATGGTGAAGAGGGACAGATCGCAGGCGATATGCTGATCCGCCTGCTGCGCGATCCCGAGGCTGAGGACTACATGGACCTGCGCGTCGGATTGAGTGAAGGCGACGCGGCCTACACCGAGAAGTACCTGCCGAGCCGCTCACCCGGCATGAGCAAGGAACTCGATCATTGGCTCAAGACGGCGATTCGCGCAGGCCACGTTGAGGAAGGCTACTTCCAGTACCAGGGTTCGCTGAACAAGGGCGCGCCACTGGGGGCGCGCAGCCTCAGCCTGTTCTTCAAGGTCCGGGATGCCGAGTTGGCCTTTCAACCTGGCTGGCCTTCGCTGCGTGAGGGTGTGGGCGAGGTATTGATCGAGGACGATGCGGTGCGCGTGCGCCTGCAGAGCGGCCGTCTGCTGGATAGCCAGGTCAATGACGTTACCGCCAACATCCCCTTGTTACACGATGGCAAGCCGCCACGCCTGCAGCTTGATGGCGACGTACAGAGCAGCCTGGGTGATGCGATCAAGCTGTTGCAGGATGCTCCTCTAGGGACCTCGGAGATCTTTGCCGGCTGGCAGGGTGAAGGCGCACTGGCTGGGCGACTGCAGCTGGATATTCCGCTGCAGAAGGGAGCCAAGCCCGGTGTGGTGGTGGATTTTGCCACAGAGGGTGCCAGCCTCAAGCTGGCCAATCCGGATCTGCAACTGAACAAGGTAAAGGGTGCGTTTCGCTTTGACAGCGCTGCTGGGCTGAGCGCTCCGGACGTTCGTGCCGAGGTGTTCGGACGCCAGGTCAGCGGCAAGATCAGCGCCGAGGGCGCGCGCGGGCAGGCACGTACGGTGTTCGATCTGCGCGGGCAGGTGCAGGTCGATACGCTGAGCCAGTGGTTGGGTGGCCCGCAAAAACTCCCCGTTAGCGGCTTGTTGCCATACCGCCTGGGCCTGACGCTCGATGGTGATGACAGCAAGCTGCGTGTCGATTCCAACCTGCGCGGTGTTGCAATCGATCTGCCTGCGCCGTTCGGCAAGCCGGCAGCGCAGGAGCGGGACGCTAGCTGGCGCATGACTCTTTCCGGGCGCGAGCGGCGTTACTGGGCGGATTATGGCGATCTGGCCAGCTTGAGTCTGGCAGCACCTGCCGGTGCACTGGCGGATGGACGCGGTGAGGTGGTGGTCGGCGGCGGCGCAGCAGGCCTGCCACCTGGCCAGGGGCTGCGTGTACGTGGGCGTCTGGATGAACTGGACCTAGATGCCTGGAAGCAGCTCGGCAGCAATCATCCGGTCAAGGTGGATGCGGACAGCCAGCGTCTGTTTCGCAGTGCACGGTTGGATATCGGACGGTTCCGAGGTTTTGGGCAGGAGGTCGATCAGTTGACGGTCGGCCTAGAGAGAGACGGAAAGGGTTGGGCCATACAGCTCGATAGTGACCTGGCAGCCGGTCGCGTGTTGCTGGCCGATAGCGAGGGTGTACCGATTCGTGTCGATCTGCAGCATGTGCGTCTTCCTGCACCCGACCCTGATGCAGAAAAGACCGATGGTGCACCTGATCCACTGGCCGATTTCGACCCCAGCCAGATGCCGGCGCTGGATATCAGCATCCAGCGTGTGCAGCGCGGCGACAAGGTGCTCGGTGCCTGGTCGCTCAAAGTCCGCCCGGAAGCCCAGGGCGTGCGTTTCGATGAACTCGATCTTGACCTGCAGGGATTGAAGATCGGCGGCAGTGCCGGCTGGCGAGGTACGCCGGGCAATACGCGCAGCTGGTACAAGGGGCGCCTGCAGGGCAAGAATCTCAGCGACATCCTCAAGGCCTGGGATTTTGCTCCGAGCGTGACCAGCGAGAGTTTCCGTGTCGACGTCGATGGCAGTTGGCCCGGCTCGCCAGCCTGGTTCTCGCTCAAGCGCTTCTCGGGCAATCTCGACCCCTCGCTGCGCAAGGGGCAGTTCGTCGAAGTACAGGGCTCTGCCCAGGCGCTGCGAGTGTTCGGCTTGCTCAACTTCAACTCCATCGGTCGCCGTCTGCGCCTGGATTTCTCCGACCTGCTGGGCAAGGGGCTCAGTTATGACCGGGTCAAGGGCAACCTGCAGGCGACCAATGGCTTGTTCGTTACTCAGGAGCCCATCACCCTGACCGGGCCTTCGAGCAATCTTGAGCTCAACGGCAATCTGGATATGCGCGATGAGCGTATCGACGCCAAACTGCTGGTGACCCTGCCGGTGACCAATAACCTGCCGTTGGCGGCCTTGATCGTCGGTGCGCCGGCGATCGGTGGAGCCCTGTTCGTGGCGGACAAGTTGCTGGGCGACAAGGTCGCGCGTTTTGCAAGCGTGCAATACGAGGTCAAGGGGCCGCTGCAGGACCCGGATATCAGTTTCGACAAGCCATTCGAAAAACCGCAATGA
- a CDS encoding carbon-nitrogen hydrolase family protein: MNLAVIQMVSQDDVQTNLRLARRMLERAAQGGARLAVLPENFAAMGRRDLATIGRAEAVGEGPILPWLKRAARDLSLWIVAGTLPLPPDDDAEGKPRACSLLIDDQGERAARYDKLHLFDVDVTDNRGRYRESDDFAHGQRVVVADTPVGRLGLSVCYDLRFPELFGALREAGAELISVPAAFTAVTGAAHWQVLTRARAIETQCYVLAAGQGGEHPGQRMTFGHSAIIDPWGSVLAEQDQGEAALLASRDATEQAAIRQRMPVQQHRRFFLSGAPRPIVVE, encoded by the coding sequence ATGAATCTCGCTGTAATTCAGATGGTCAGTCAGGACGACGTGCAAACCAACCTGCGCCTGGCCCGTCGTATGCTGGAACGAGCCGCCCAGGGCGGTGCACGCCTAGCCGTGCTGCCCGAGAACTTCGCTGCCATGGGGCGTCGAGACCTGGCCACCATCGGCCGTGCCGAGGCAGTGGGCGAGGGGCCGATCCTGCCCTGGTTGAAACGGGCCGCGCGTGACCTCAGTTTATGGATAGTGGCCGGCACCTTGCCGTTGCCGCCGGATGACGATGCCGAGGGCAAGCCGCGCGCATGCTCGCTGCTGATCGACGACCAGGGCGAACGCGCGGCTCGCTACGACAAGCTGCACCTGTTCGATGTCGACGTCACCGACAACCGTGGCCGTTATCGTGAGTCCGATGATTTCGCCCATGGCCAGCGTGTGGTGGTGGCTGATACGCCGGTGGGGCGCCTGGGGTTGAGTGTGTGTTACGACTTGCGCTTTCCTGAACTGTTCGGGGCGCTGCGGGAAGCCGGCGCGGAGCTGATCAGCGTACCCGCCGCGTTCACGGCAGTGACTGGCGCGGCGCACTGGCAGGTGCTGACGCGTGCCCGCGCCATCGAAACCCAGTGTTATGTGCTGGCCGCCGGGCAGGGCGGCGAGCACCCCGGGCAGCGCATGACCTTCGGCCATTCGGCCATCATCGACCCCTGGGGCAGCGTACTGGCCGAGCAGGATCAAGGCGAAGCCGCATTGCTGGCTTCGCGCGATGCCACCGAGCAGGCAGCCATACGCCAACGTATGCCGGTGCAGCAGCACCGCCGATTCTTTTTATCGGGCGCACCGCGTCCGATCGTTGTGGAGTGA
- the tldD gene encoding metalloprotease TldD gives MNTMLQSVSEHLLAPGNLTLDSLSAVLGEVAGPGIDAADLYFQSQVSETWVLEDGIVKEGSFNLDQGVGVRAQSGEKTGFAYSNAISLDALTQAAQAARSISRAGQQGGVQAFVSPQVSQLYADGNPLDVMSRAEKVELLQRIDRATRALDPRIKQVTVSLAGVWDRILVAAHDGGLSADIRPLVRFNVSVIVEQNGRRERGGHGGGGRTDYRYFLEEDRAMGYAREALRQALVNLEAIAAPAGSMPVVMGAGWSGVLLHEAVGHGLEGDFNRKGSSAYSGKVGQKVASSLCTIVDDGTLAGRRGSLSVDDEGTPTQCTTLIENGVLKGYMQDKLNARLMGVAATGNGRRESYAHLPMPRMTNTYMLAGESDPEEIIRSVKKGIYCANLGGGQVDITSGKFVFSTSEAYLIEDGKITAPVKGATLIGNGPEAMSRVSMVGNDLALDSGVGTCGKDGQSVPVGVGQPTLKIDAITVGGTGA, from the coding sequence ATGAATACGATGTTGCAATCCGTCAGCGAGCACCTGCTGGCGCCCGGGAACCTGACGCTCGACAGCCTCAGCGCCGTACTGGGCGAAGTGGCAGGTCCTGGCATCGATGCTGCTGATCTGTACTTTCAAAGCCAGGTGTCGGAAACCTGGGTGCTGGAAGATGGCATCGTCAAGGAAGGCAGTTTCAACCTCGATCAGGGCGTCGGCGTGCGCGCCCAGTCCGGTGAGAAAACCGGTTTTGCCTACAGCAATGCGATCAGCCTCGATGCCTTGACCCAGGCCGCACAGGCGGCGCGTTCGATCTCACGCGCCGGCCAGCAAGGCGGGGTACAGGCTTTCGTCAGTCCACAGGTGTCCCAGCTCTATGCCGACGGTAATCCGCTGGATGTCATGAGTCGCGCCGAGAAGGTCGAACTGCTGCAACGCATCGACCGCGCCACGCGTGCGCTGGATCCGCGTATCAAACAGGTGACCGTCAGCCTGGCCGGCGTCTGGGATCGGATTCTGGTTGCAGCGCATGATGGCGGTCTCAGCGCCGATATCCGTCCGCTGGTGCGTTTCAATGTCAGCGTCATCGTCGAACAGAACGGCCGCCGCGAGCGTGGTGGCCATGGCGGCGGTGGGCGCACCGATTACCGTTACTTTCTAGAGGAAGATCGCGCCATGGGCTATGCCCGCGAGGCGCTGCGCCAGGCGCTGGTCAACCTCGAAGCCATTGCCGCACCCGCCGGCAGCATGCCGGTGGTGATGGGGGCCGGTTGGTCTGGCGTGCTGCTGCACGAAGCCGTTGGCCATGGCCTGGAAGGTGATTTCAACCGCAAGGGCAGCTCGGCCTATAGCGGCAAGGTCGGGCAGAAGGTTGCCTCCAGTCTCTGCACCATCGTCGATGACGGCACCCTGGCCGGTCGTCGAGGCTCGCTCAGTGTCGACGATGAGGGTACGCCGACCCAATGCACGACGCTGATCGAGAACGGCGTGCTCAAGGGCTATATGCAGGACAAGCTCAACGCGCGCCTGATGGGCGTGGCAGCTACCGGCAACGGTCGTCGCGAGTCCTACGCACACCTGCCGATGCCACGCATGACCAACACCTACATGCTGGCCGGCGAGAGCGACCCGGAGGAGATCATCCGTTCGGTGAAAAAAGGCATTTACTGCGCCAATCTCGGTGGCGGCCAGGTGGACATCACCAGCGGCAAGTTCGTCTTCTCTACCAGTGAGGCCTACCTGATTGAGGACGGCAAGATCACCGCGCCGGTAAAAGGTGCCACGCTGATCGGCAACGGCCCCGAAGCCATGAGCCGGGTGTCCATGGTCGGCAATGATCTGGCTCTGGATAGCGGCGTGGGCACCTGTGGCAAGGATGGCCAGTCGGTGCCGGTCGGTGTCGGTCAGCCGACGCTGAAGATAGACGCGATCACCGTCGGAGGCACCGGTGCCTGA
- the yjgA gene encoding ribosome biogenesis factor YjgA: protein MSDSYDDFSLEKSKSQVKRELHALQELGERLTTLKPDLLAKMPLTDALRRALAEAPKHTANTARKRHIQFIGKLMREQDVEAIIAMLDQVDSSTREYNERFHALERWRDRLIGEGDSALESFVELYPDADVQHLRGLVRHAQHEAARNKPPAAARKVFKYIRELDEIQRGLR from the coding sequence ATGTCTGATTCCTACGACGACTTCTCCCTGGAGAAGAGCAAATCCCAGGTCAAGCGCGAACTGCATGCACTGCAGGAACTCGGCGAGCGCCTGACTACGCTCAAGCCGGACCTGCTGGCGAAAATGCCGCTGACCGACGCACTACGCCGCGCCCTCGCCGAAGCGCCGAAACATACTGCCAACACCGCGCGCAAACGCCATATCCAGTTCATCGGCAAGCTGATGCGTGAACAGGACGTCGAGGCGATCATCGCTATGCTCGACCAGGTGGACAGCTCCACCCGCGAATACAACGAGCGCTTCCATGCCCTTGAGCGCTGGCGCGACCGCCTGATCGGCGAAGGCGACAGTGCGCTGGAAAGCTTCGTCGAGCTTTATCCCGATGCCGACGTCCAGCACCTGCGCGGGCTGGTTCGTCATGCCCAGCATGAAGCCGCGCGCAACAAGCCGCCTGCCGCCGCGCGCAAGGTGTTCAAGTACATCCGTGAGCTCGACGAAATCCAGCGCGGCCTGCGCTGA
- the pmbA gene encoding metalloprotease PmbA — MSEVERIGPQALPALQQQVETILAEARRQGASACEVAVSAGQGLSTTVRQGEVETVEFNRDQGFGITLYVGQRKGSASTSATGEAAIRETVAAALAIAKHASEDECAGLADAALMARELPELDLYHPWSITPEQAVEQALACEAAAFAADTRIKNADGTSLNTHQGCRVYGNSHGFVGGYASTRHSLSCVMIAEGEGQMQRDYWYDVNRQGELLADAAGIGQRAAERAVSRLGARPVPTCEVPVLFAAELAGGLFSHLLAAISGGNLYRHSSFLEGALGQRLFPEWLSLDERPHLPRALGSAAFDGDGLATYAKPFVEKGELVSYVLGTYSGRKLGLPSTANSGGVHNLFVTHGDEDQQALIRRMGRGLLVTELMGQGLNLVTGDYSRGAAGFWVENGEIQFPVQEVTIAGNLRDMFRQIVAVGRDLERRGNICTGSVLIEKMTVAGS; from the coding sequence ATGAGTGAAGTAGAACGGATCGGGCCGCAGGCTCTGCCCGCGTTGCAGCAGCAGGTCGAGACGATTCTCGCCGAGGCCAGGCGCCAGGGCGCCAGCGCCTGCGAAGTGGCCGTTTCTGCGGGGCAGGGGCTTTCCACTACGGTGCGTCAGGGCGAGGTGGAAACCGTCGAGTTCAATCGCGACCAGGGCTTCGGCATCACGCTCTATGTCGGCCAGCGCAAGGGCTCGGCGAGCACTTCTGCGACCGGTGAGGCCGCGATTCGCGAGACGGTGGCGGCAGCCTTGGCGATTGCCAAACATGCATCCGAAGACGAGTGCGCCGGTTTGGCCGATGCGGCGCTGATGGCGCGCGAACTGCCGGAGTTGGATCTCTATCACCCCTGGTCGATCACTCCGGAGCAGGCAGTCGAGCAGGCACTGGCCTGTGAAGCGGCAGCGTTCGCCGCCGACACCCGGATCAAGAACGCGGACGGTACCAGCCTCAACACCCATCAGGGTTGCCGCGTTTACGGCAACAGCCATGGTTTCGTTGGTGGCTATGCCAGCACCCGCCACAGCCTGAGTTGCGTGATGATCGCCGAAGGCGAAGGACAGATGCAGCGTGACTACTGGTATGACGTCAATCGCCAGGGCGAACTGCTGGCCGACGCCGCGGGTATCGGCCAGCGGGCTGCCGAGCGTGCGGTCAGCCGCCTTGGTGCTCGACCGGTACCGACCTGTGAGGTGCCGGTGCTGTTCGCTGCCGAGCTTGCCGGCGGGTTGTTCAGTCACCTGCTGGCGGCAATCTCGGGCGGCAATCTCTATCGTCACTCCTCCTTCCTCGAAGGCGCACTTGGCCAGCGTCTTTTTCCCGAGTGGCTGAGCCTCGACGAGCGCCCGCATCTTCCACGAGCCCTGGGCAGTGCGGCTTTCGATGGCGATGGCCTTGCCACTTACGCCAAGCCGTTCGTGGAGAAGGGAGAGTTGGTGTCTTACGTACTCGGCACCTATTCCGGGCGCAAGCTGGGTTTGCCGAGCACTGCCAATTCGGGTGGTGTGCACAACCTGTTCGTCACCCATGGCGATGAGGATCAGCAGGCGCTGATCCGGCGCATGGGGCGCGGCCTGCTGGTGACCGAGCTGATGGGGCAGGGCTTGAATCTGGTTACCGGTGACTACTCCCGTGGCGCGGCGGGCTTCTGGGTGGAGAATGGCGAGATCCAGTTCCCGGTGCAGGAGGTGACCATCGCCGGCAACCTGCGCGATATGTTCCGCCAGATTGTGGCAGTCGGTCGCGACCTGGAGCGGCGCGGCAATATCTGCACCGGCTCGGTGCTGATCGAGAAGATGACCGTCGCCGGCAGTTGA
- a CDS encoding HPr family phosphocarrier protein, whose translation MPAREITIINKLGLHARAAAKFVGVASTYPCQVRIGRSTESLVDGKSIMAVMMLAAGKGSNVHLLTEGEQDEEAMAALVGLIENYFDEGE comes from the coding sequence ATGCCCGCACGTGAAATCACCATCATCAACAAGCTTGGTCTACATGCCCGCGCCGCTGCGAAGTTCGTCGGCGTGGCGAGCACTTACCCCTGCCAGGTGCGCATCGGTCGCAGCACCGAAAGTCTGGTGGACGGCAAGAGCATCATGGCCGTCATGATGCTGGCGGCCGGCAAGGGCTCCAACGTGCACCTGCTGACCGAGGGCGAGCAGGACGAAGAAGCGATGGCCGCCCTGGTAGGCCTGATAGAGAACTACTTCGACGAAGGCGAGTAA
- the rapZ gene encoding RNase adapter RapZ, producing the protein MRLIIVSGRSGSGKSTALDVLEDNGFYCIDNLPAGLLPDLAERFLPHSDMLLPQVAVSIDARNLLSQLKRFPELLEEVRKRNIRCDVLYLDAEDETLLKRFSETRRRHPLTNDNRSLAEAIAYESLLLAPITDRADLKIDTTRLNLYQLRDTLKLRLLGQTQTGTAFLVESFGFKRGMPVDADLVFDARCLPNPYWKPELRDYSGMDQPVIDYLAAQPEVEEMYQDILAYLEKWLPRFAASNRAYVTIAIGCTGGHHRSVYLANRLSQALKDSLKNVQVRHRDLS; encoded by the coding sequence ATGCGCCTGATCATCGTCAGCGGTCGCTCGGGCTCGGGCAAGAGCACCGCCCTCGATGTACTTGAGGACAACGGTTTCTATTGCATCGACAACCTCCCGGCCGGTCTGCTACCGGACCTCGCCGAGCGCTTCCTGCCGCACAGCGACATGCTGCTGCCGCAAGTGGCCGTTTCCATCGATGCACGTAACCTGCTGAGTCAGCTCAAGCGTTTCCCGGAACTGCTCGAAGAAGTACGCAAACGTAATATCCGCTGCGATGTGCTCTACCTCGACGCCGAAGACGAGACGCTGCTCAAGCGTTTTTCGGAAACCCGCAGGCGCCATCCGCTGACCAACGATAACCGCTCGCTGGCCGAAGCCATTGCGTACGAAAGTCTGCTGCTGGCGCCGATCACCGATCGTGCCGATCTGAAGATCGACACGACTCGACTAAACCTTTATCAGTTGCGCGATACGCTCAAACTGCGCCTGCTCGGCCAGACACAGACCGGAACCGCCTTTCTCGTCGAGTCCTTCGGCTTCAAGCGTGGCATGCCGGTCGACGCCGATCTGGTGTTCGATGCACGCTGCCTGCCCAATCCTTACTGGAAGCCGGAACTGCGCGACTACTCCGGCATGGATCAACCTGTGATCGACTACCTGGCTGCGCAGCCGGAGGTCGAGGAAATGTATCAGGATATCCTCGCCTATCTGGAAAAATGGCTACCGCGCTTCGCTGCCAGCAACCGCGCCTACGTCACAATCGCCATCGGTTGCACCGGTGGTCACCACCGCTCTGTGTATCTGGCCAATCGCCTGAGCCAGGCGCTCAAAGACTCGCTGAAGAATGTCCAGGTGCGTCACCGCGACCTCAGCTAA
- the ptsN gene encoding PTS IIA-like nitrogen regulatory protein PtsN has product MIRLENILTPGRSLVNVPGGSKKRVLEQIANLVARDLPDLDAQDIFESLIAREKLGSTGFGNGIAIPHCRLAGCSAPISAVLHLDAAVDFDAIDGAPVDLLFVLLVPEAATDAHLELLRQIASMLDRQDVRERLRQANNGGDLYQVVVDIQNGQ; this is encoded by the coding sequence ATGATCCGACTTGAAAACATCCTGACCCCCGGCCGTTCCCTGGTGAACGTGCCGGGCGGCAGTAAGAAACGCGTGCTCGAACAGATCGCCAATCTGGTTGCGCGCGACCTGCCCGACCTGGATGCCCAGGACATCTTCGAGAGCCTCATCGCCCGCGAGAAGCTCGGCTCCACCGGCTTCGGCAACGGCATAGCCATTCCCCACTGCCGCCTGGCAGGCTGCAGTGCCCCCATCAGCGCCGTACTGCACCTCGATGCGGCTGTCGACTTCGACGCCATCGACGGCGCACCGGTCGACCTGCTGTTCGTCCTGCTGGTGCCGGAAGCGGCAACCGACGCCCACCTCGAGTTGCTGCGCCAGATCGCCAGCATGCTCGATCGTCAGGATGTACGTGAACGTCTACGCCAGGCCAACAATGGCGGAGATCTCTATCAGGTCGTGGTGGACATTCAGAACGGTCAATGA
- the hpf gene encoding ribosome hibernation-promoting factor, HPF/YfiA family → MQVNISGHQLDVTDALRDYIGEKLGRLERHFDKITNVQVTMEVEKLKQKIEATLHVAGGEVVANAEHQDMYAAIDLLADKLDRQLIKHKEKQLERLQGATAR, encoded by the coding sequence ATGCAAGTCAACATCAGTGGACATCAGCTGGATGTGACCGACGCCCTGCGTGACTACATCGGCGAGAAACTGGGCCGACTGGAACGCCACTTCGACAAGATCACCAACGTTCAGGTGACCATGGAGGTCGAGAAACTCAAGCAGAAGATCGAAGCCACCCTGCATGTCGCCGGCGGCGAAGTCGTCGCCAATGCCGAACATCAGGATATGTACGCTGCCATCGACCTGTTGGCCGATAAACTCGACCGTCAACTCATCAAGCACAAGGAAAAGCAGCTCGAGCGCCTGCAAGGCGCCACGGCCCGCTAA